The DNA segment GGTGGGAAGGAACCAGGTCCAAAAACACCAGATACACAGATCCAAGCATGTTCAAACACTCCGTAATCAGCACCAACCAAACCCAAAAGCTCAACAAATGGATTTAAGATCTAATCTAAATCTGAAAGAAGAAAAACCCTAGCCATGACTAAAGCCAACTAAATAACCGAGAAACTAGAAAGAAACTACAACacgaaagaaacaaataaacaaataaacccGACCGCCGGTGGCTTGGAGAGCTGGACTCGTCGGCCATAAACACGATACAGATCTAAGATGTGCTAGAGAGAAGACATAAGGTTTTTAGAGAGAGAAGTAAATCATGTCTTTCTAtatttagtatttatatataattatctttACGCAAATAAACTTTAATGGAAAAAAGAAATTATACCAATCAGAAGTTGCCAAATGGCATGATCATTTCTCACTTTATATCATTTGTACCAACGTGTCTTGAAGAAGAGGCGTGTAGCTCATGTTTACTACACTCtctctcatttttttatttttttctaatattagTTAGAGAAATTGCATCCTATAGTTACACAAAAAAAGTCAAATTAGCCAACTAACTTAAATCTCattctttctcttccaccatcttcctatctctctctactctcactctataaatctaattttagtttttttttgctatttcaCAAATTCTCCCTATTAGTTATGCAGAGAGACTTTCATTTTTGTCATCTATGCGCATGCTTTAAATGCAAGTATAATAGAATTTTCAAAATCCCTAAATGTTGAAAATTtgattatcttttttaaattgACTTACAAGATATTGAATCTATATCCGGTTCATCTAAGAGGTTTATACCATATATTTTAAGcttctaaaaaaaaacttaagtgTGATTTCCGAAATCTGTATTAGGTaccaaatatttttgaaattcattttaaaattttcctttTAGAAAAAACACTTTTAAACTTTAAAATGTGAAATTTTTCAAAGTTCAAAATAgagtgtatttttaaaaatgctcTAGTACTTCATCAGATAAAGTTTCTTTCATCAACAGCAAATTCAATTCCAGAAAAGGGGTTAAACTTCCAAAGAATTCAGTCACCAACCAGGCAACTACCACGTAATAAATTCTCTTCCTTGCATTTATGAATAAAGCACAAAAATTAGATTGATCTGTAATGACTAGCCTATATACTTCTTTCATCATTGCTTCTTGAAATTCCTCCAAAATCAAAGTATTTTTTCCCTGAGTTGTTTCATGATGAAGAGTTTCCAGCGATCTGCTCTCCTTTTGATCACCTTGTGCATTTTCTTCTTCATTCCGGTTTCAATCTCCGTTCCATTCATCCTTTTACATGGTAATCAACGATCCTTTCTCTATCTCCTCTTTTATGTTTGCTACTTTTAACGAGTTAAAAACATTTTGACTGGAACAGGGATTCGAGATCAATGCTCCAATGGTGGAACGATTAGCTTCACACAGCTCCTCAGCAATCTCTCCAGCTCCCCTGGCTCTTGCTTGTACGGTCTCAACTCATACCTTCTTCTTGCTTCATCCTAGTTTTACCAAAAAAGGTTtatctctgtctctttctctctgtgGGTTTATGTGTCATCTTATAGAGAAATAGGAAATGGAGAACAAGACTCCGTGTCCATGCCGCTTACGCAACAAGCGAGTATAGCGTGTGAGAAAGTGAAACAGATGAAGGAGTTGAGTCAAGGTTACAACATTGTTGCACAGTCTCAAGGAAACTTAGTCGCTAGAGGCCTAATTGAGTTCTGTGACAATGCTCCTCCTGTCCTCAACTATGTTTCCTTAGGAGGTCCTCACGCTGGCATAGCCAACATCCCCAAGTGTACTGTGAGTTTTTTaatattccctttctctttgtctCTGTGTCTTaatcacaacaacaacaacaatgggTTTCTCCTTCTCTGTTTCCAAGTCTCCTGTGTGCCAGCTACTGAGAACAGATGTCTACAGCGACTATGTTCAGGTACaccacattttctctctctcttcttcttatataatcaaaatcttAAAAGCATTATTAGTAACAGCACCTTCTAATGAATCTGCAGGATCATATTGCTCCAAGTGGTTATATCAAACTTCCTAATGTAAAAACTCAAAACCTCAAATAATTTCTTACTTAAATGAATACCTGCAATTGACAAAAATCTTTGTAATTTTGCTCTCAGGAGATGTCAAAGTACCTGGAACACTCCAAGTATCTGCCAAAGCTCAACAACGAGAGACCTAACGAGAGGAACTCCATTTATAAAGAACGTTTCACCAGCTTGCACAACTTGATCCTCGTCATGGTGGCGCCTCCTAAACCAATTAATGATCCTTGAGATTCCACCCAATTCTTGAACAAGATTGTTGGATGATTAGATCATAAATAATATTGTTATTCTTCGTTTTCCTTAAAACAGTTTCAGGGTGATAAAGTAGTGATGCCTAAAGAAAGTTGttggttcggatattaccctgATGGAGCTACAACACCACTTTTGCCTCCTCAACAGGTGAAAACCTTAAACTGGTCCTCATATTATCATTTATTTTCGTGTTCATCAATCAACTACTTGTGTTCTGAAACTATGTATTCTTTCTCCAGACGAAGCTCTATACGGAGGATTGGATTGGTCTGAAAACATTGGATGCTGCTGGAaaagtgaagtttgttggtgTCCCTGGAGAGCACCTTCAGATGGCGCATGATGACGTTGTAAAGCACGTCGTGCCTTACCTCCAGAACAATCCTACGTTTCTTTCTTAATGCAGACTCCACCAAAATTTAATGGAAGACAGTGGTATCTTATTAATAAGTGAAGAAGTTTAGTATAAACTAAACAAATGCTTTGATTATCTTCTCATTTTATCAAAGAGAGCCAATTTTATGCAAATGGTTTtcgtttataaataattttcaacaGGTGCGAAAACTATTCCAACAGGTACTATATGACTAAACCGGCACTCCATACACTGAATGTATTTAAATCCTTTTATATAATAGGATGTATACGATGTTTTCTTCTTCatatatccaaatattttttaaaattattacatTCTATTGGATTACAGCATATTTTTGTGAAGAAAATAAAGGCtatgatttaaattttcaagtcaaaaagaaaacaaacaccAACCACGGATGGCGCCATCGCGGTCTTTAATACTTTCATTTCAACatattaaagagagtttaaagGCCCGGCCATACACCAACCACAATTGATAAATGATCTtccatttcaaaataaaattattgttgtgaaaattaaaatttcttaaTGGTAAGCGTTAGTTGAGCTGAGCCAAACGAAGATGATCAAGTGTGAAAATATCTtgtgttattaaaaaaatatattgttgtgtaaattgttttttttttaatggtaaGCATTAGTTGAGCTGGGCTAAACCAAGAAGATGATCAATGTGGGAAAACATcttcttttattaaaaataattatggttgttgtgtaattttttttttaatggtaaGCATTAGTTGAGCTGAGCTAAACGAAGAAGATGATCAAAGTGTGAAAAAATCTtctgttattaaaaaaaaaat comes from the Brassica rapa cultivar Chiifu-401-42 chromosome A01, CAAS_Brap_v3.01, whole genome shotgun sequence genome and includes:
- the LOC103848757 gene encoding palmitoyl-protein thioesterase 3 isoform X1 — protein: MMKSFQRSALLLITLCIFFFIPVSISVPFILLHGIRDQCSNGGTISFTQLLSNLSSSPGSCLEIGNGEQDSVSMPLTQQASIACEKVKQMKELSQGYNIVAQSQGNLVARGLIEFCDNAPPVLNYVSLGGPHAGIANIPKCTSPVCQLLRTDVYSDYVQDHIAPSGYIKLPNEMSKYLEHSKYLPKLNNERPNERNSIYKERFTSLHNLILVMFQGDKVVMPKESCWFGYYPDGATTPLLPPQQTKLYTEDWIGLKTLDAAGKVKFVGVPGEHLQMAHDDVVKHVVPYLQNNPTFLS
- the LOC103848757 gene encoding palmitoyl-protein thioesterase 3 isoform X2, producing the protein MKRSALLLITLCIFFFIPVSISVPFILLHGIRDQCSNGGTISFTQLLSNLSSSPGSCLEIGNGEQDSVSMPLTQQASIACEKVKQMKELSQGYNIVAQSQGNLVARGLIEFCDNAPPVLNYVSLGGPHAGIANIPKCTSPVCQLLRTDVYSDYVQDHIAPSGYIKLPNEMSKYLEHSKYLPKLNNERPNERNSIYKERFTSLHNLILVMFQGDKVVMPKESCWFGYYPDGATTPLLPPQQTKLYTEDWIGLKTLDAAGKVKFVGVPGEHLQMAHDDVVKHVVPYLQNNPTFLS